Below is a window of Paenibacillus bovis DNA.
GAGTATGGCGGAGATCCCGGTATTCTGGAACAGCTGCACCAGAACCTGCTGCAGGGTCGCAGCGAGCTGACCGGTTATATGGATCAATACATGGAACGTTATGCTGCCAAGCCGGATGCAATAAGGGGAACATTATGAACAACCACCACAATGTAATCCAGCTGCCGGTACGTACCGATGAATATCTGATGTCGCTTCAATCCGGCGTTCAGCCCGAAGCTCCTGTTCGACTGGGCATTCTGGGATGTTCGGGAATAGTACCTCGTGCTGTACTGGAGCCAGCTGCCCATGTATCTGCTATCGAGATCGCCGCAGCAGCCAATCGAACCTATGACAAAGCCAGGCAAATGGCAGACCAGTACGGGATTCCAACTGTATATGATAGTCTCGATGAACTGCTGGCCGATGAGCAGCTGGATGCGGTCTATATCGGTCTTAGCAATCGTCTGCATGCTCCATGGATTCGAAGGGCACTCGCTGCCGGTAAGCATGTGCTGGTCGAGAAGCCGCTTTGCCTGGACCCGGCAGAGCTGGATAGTCTGGAAGAAGCCGCCCGGCGATACGGTGTTCATCTGACCGAAGGCATTATGATTGCCCATCATCCATGGCAGCAGGCGCTGCGCAGCTGCATACAATCCAGTCAGTATGGAGCGCTGCAGCGTATCCAGACCCGTATTACGATTCCGGCCCGCGATGACCATGCCGGCAATTATCGCAGTCAGCCCGAACAGGGAGGAGGCTGCTTCTGGGATCTGGGCTGTTACTGGCTGCAATTTTTGCAGGCTGTGACAGGGATGGAGCAGGCACAATTTGACGGACAATCCGAATTTGACGGGCCCAATGGCTGTGATTGGACCTTCGAAGCACAGGCAAGACTGCAAAGCGGCGTTGTTGCAGAGGCTCTATTTTCCTTTGAGCAGCCTTATGCGTCCAGGCATATTCTCCATTTTGAACATGCGACGCTGACGATCAACGATTTTTTTCGCTGTAATCTGGGATTTTATAGAATCAAATTCAAGGTTGCTCTGCTGCAAAAGGGAAAAGAGACAGGAGAGGTGCACCAGCATGTATTCGATCCGGTCAATTATTATGTCAATCAGCTGCGCTTTTTCAGTGATGTGGTTCGCGGCCATCAGTCTAATTTGCCGTTTGCCGAATCTGCAGAGCGTATTCGCTTATTGTCCGGTATCCATACAGCAGCCCGCCATCGTATCATGATGCCCGAGCTGTAAAAGATCGAGTTCCCGCAGTCCAAAAACCGCCTGCCGACTTTCCAACTGGAAAACGGACAGGCGGTTTTTGGCATATACATTGTTAATCAGGCATCCGGCAGCAGTTCCTGCCAGTCCAGCATCACCAGCGGCTTGGGACCGAGCGCTTCGGCAGCACAGATCGCCAGCTGATAATTGGCATCTACCATGATTTTGCGGAAATAACAGATCTGCCCTGCGTGATCTTCCCAGCTGCCAGAAGAGTCTTCATCCGGACGCGGCGGACATAACTGCGCAGTTCCATTATCGGCAATATCTATTGCAAAAGAATCCAGTGGAACAGAAAGTCCTTTGCCTATATATTTGATGTAGCTTTCTTTCAATGTCCACAACGTGTAAAATAATTGAAGCTGTTGCTGTGGAGGAGCTTTTGTTAACAGCTGATATTCGGAAGCCGTAAAAAAACGCTCGGCAATCGCAAAATCAATCGGACGTACCTGCTCAATATCGATTCCGACAGGAACCGTACCATCCGCGCATACAATCCAGTCTCCAGCATGTGAAATATTAAAATAAATATCCGGATACTCATCCAGATAAGGCTTTCCATAAGCATTTTTGGCAAAAGACACCGAATCGGCAGATAGATGATAACGCTGGCGCAAAATCTGCAGCAGCAGGGCTTCGCCGATCAGACTGCGCTGGGCATCCTGCTGTCTGTAGAACTTCAAGGAAGCTTGCTTTCTTTCCTCGGATACCGCTTCGCGCAGACGTTCCATGCCATCTTCCGGAATCAGATCGGGCACATATACACCGGTAACAGTAATCAATAGGAGATCCTCACTTTCGGGCAAGCAGCTGCTTGTTCTGGTCTGCAAATCAGGGAAATGATTATAAGCAGACACGCTGCTGCAGAATACGCATAACCATATATTGACGAATAATCCAGTGAACGTCAATATACACCGAATCCGCAATGTGGGGAAGCAATCTACATACATCTGTTTTAATTAAAATTTAAATGTATTAATATGAAAAGGATGACTATACCGTCATCTGCCCATTTCGTAAAAAGAAGCTGAAGCGATTATGATAGAGACAGTTAAAATAGTATAGATGCAATCCGCAACGAGGAGGAAATACCGTGTCAGAGATCAAACATTTACCTTATCAGAGTGAAGACAATTATTTTGTGCAATTGATTCCCGATGTGCAGTTTACCCGTTTCCCGAACGGATCGTCCCTCAAAATGAATATTTTGCGTCCGGTATCCCATATTCCGTTGCCGCTAATCGTATGGATCGTTGGAGGTTCATGGGTCGACGTGGATAACTACAAGCATGTACCTGTATTGTCCGAGCTGGCTGCACAGGGCTATGTCATTGCCTGTATCGAATACCGGACTGTCAACAAAGCCCCTTTCCCGGCTCAGCTGGAAGATGTGAAAACCGCTATCCGTTTCCTGCGCACCCATGCCGGAGAGTATGGCATAGATGCAGAGCATGTCGGCGTATGGGGTCATTCGGCAGGAGGTCATCTGGCTGCACTGGCTGGTGTTACAGGCAGTCAGCCGGAATGGGATGCGCGTGGAGACTGGCAGGGAGTATCCAGCCAGGTGACGGCTGTCGTGGACTTCTGCGGGCCAATCGATGTACAGGCCGATTTTCAGACCGAGTATGAATTGCCGGTGATTTCTCTGTTGATGGGCGGACCGATTCGGCATATGGCTGACAATGCGGCACAGTCCAATCCGGTTAGTCATATTCAGGCAGGAGAAGCTGCGGGTATACCGCCATTTCTGATTATGC
It encodes the following:
- a CDS encoding Gfo/Idh/MocA family protein, which gives rise to MNNHHNVIQLPVRTDEYLMSLQSGVQPEAPVRLGILGCSGIVPRAVLEPAAHVSAIEIAAAANRTYDKARQMADQYGIPTVYDSLDELLADEQLDAVYIGLSNRLHAPWIRRALAAGKHVLVEKPLCLDPAELDSLEEAARRYGVHLTEGIMIAHHPWQQALRSCIQSSQYGALQRIQTRITIPARDDHAGNYRSQPEQGGGCFWDLGCYWLQFLQAVTGMEQAQFDGQSEFDGPNGCDWTFEAQARLQSGVVAEALFSFEQPYASRHILHFEHATLTINDFFRCNLGFYRIKFKVALLQKGKETGEVHQHVFDPVNYYVNQLRFFSDVVRGHQSNLPFAESAERIRLLSGIHTAARHRIMMPEL
- a CDS encoding 4'-phosphopantetheinyl transferase family protein, which encodes MITVTGVYVPDLIPEDGMERLREAVSEERKQASLKFYRQQDAQRSLIGEALLLQILRQRYHLSADSVSFAKNAYGKPYLDEYPDIYFNISHAGDWIVCADGTVPVGIDIEQVRPIDFAIAERFFTASEYQLLTKAPPQQQLQLFYTLWTLKESYIKYIGKGLSVPLDSFAIDIADNGTAQLCPPRPDEDSSGSWEDHAGQICYFRKIMVDANYQLAICAAEALGPKPLVMLDWQELLPDA
- a CDS encoding alpha/beta hydrolase, with protein sequence MSEIKHLPYQSEDNYFVQLIPDVQFTRFPNGSSLKMNILRPVSHIPLPLIVWIVGGSWVDVDNYKHVPVLSELAAQGYVIACIEYRTVNKAPFPAQLEDVKTAIRFLRTHAGEYGIDAEHVGVWGHSAGGHLAALAGVTGSQPEWDARGDWQGVSSQVTAVVDFCGPIDVQADFQTEYELPVISLLMGGPIRHMADNAAQSNPVSHIQAGEAAGIPPFLIMHGDQDEMVPLRQSRFLYDALLEAGAEADMYILEGAKHSSTGLMTRQDVMEAVSRFFAVHLKGS